From Salinicoccus roseus, one genomic window encodes:
- a CDS encoding helix-turn-helix domain-containing protein — protein METVNFVEKFIIYIEDHLRERIDYDRVLEGMGVEPKSFITIFTSLAGMTPYEYQTRRRMSEIAHELHAGHLRLIDIVKYYGYRDIDSFKRAYFNAFGISPYETERQFDTLDLQERISFEVVPVDRPKYPSRSAYMDSFRLIGFVRRFSVDDYRSGMKYDFLAYLEENDMLNELLKYNDGAVKGIILHERYVDGGMELTVGVSSTLAAPFEETYTESSEFVIFESMGSPPEVSEDIYRYIFRRWRFKEEKDLNCNFSMEVLKSRNDFVSGDAKVQVWQALYQDL, from the coding sequence ATGGAAACAGTTAATTTTGTCGAAAAGTTCATCATCTATATAGAAGATCATCTGCGTGAACGCATAGACTACGACCGGGTGCTTGAAGGCATGGGAGTGGAACCGAAATCGTTCATCACCATATTCACTTCACTCGCCGGTATGACGCCCTATGAATATCAGACACGCCGCAGGATGTCGGAGATCGCCCACGAGTTGCATGCAGGCCACCTCCGGCTCATAGATATCGTAAAATATTATGGATACCGGGATATCGATTCATTCAAACGTGCATATTTCAATGCCTTCGGCATTTCTCCATATGAGACGGAACGGCAATTCGATACACTCGATCTGCAGGAGCGCATATCCTTTGAGGTGGTGCCTGTCGATCGTCCGAAGTATCCATCGAGAAGCGCCTATATGGACAGCTTCCGACTGATTGGGTTCGTCAGGAGGTTTTCCGTGGATGATTACAGAAGCGGGATGAAATATGACTTTCTTGCCTATCTCGAGGAGAATGACATGCTGAATGAACTGCTGAAATACAATGACGGTGCGGTAAAAGGCATCATTCTACATGAACGTTATGTCGATGGGGGGATGGAACTGACCGTTGGCGTCTCCTCCACCCTGGCGGCCCCTTTTGAAGAGACCTATACCGAGAGCAGTGAGTTCGTCATCTTCGAGTCCATGGGGAGCCCCCCAGAAGTGTCGGAAGACATATACAGGTACATCTTCCGCAGATGGCGATTCAAAGAGGAGAAGGACCTCAACTGCAACTTCTCCATGGAAGTATTGAAAAGCAGGAATGACTTCGTTTCGGGTGATGCCAAAGTGCAGGTGTGGCAGGCCCTATATCAGGATCTATAA